The nucleotide sequence CAGGCTCGGCCGCTTGTTCGCCGTGCTGGAAAACGTGCAACGCAGTGCACTGGGCAACCAGGTCAACGCCACCATCCGCGACCGCTATTACGGCGCGGCATCTGCGACCCCGGCATCCGTGTTTCCGATGCTGCTGCGCAACACGCAAAACCATCTTGGCAAGCTGCGCAAGGACAAGGTGGGTTGGGCCGTGACGCTCGAACGGGACATTCGGGAGATCGTAGAGGGTCTGGGCGAGCGGTTTCCGCGCAGCCTGCGGATCGAAGACCAGGGCCGTTTCGCCATCGGTTACTACCACCAGTCGCAAGCCCGTTTCAACAAGGGCGACGACGCAAACGACAGCACACCCGAAACCGACGTCGCAGACCAAGGGGCCCTTGCATGACCGCCATCGCACACCGCTACGAGTTCGTCTACCTGTTCGACATCACCAATGGCAACCCCAACGGCGACCCTGACGCCGGCAACATGCCGCGACTGGACCCGGAAACCAACCGCGGGTTGGTCACGGATGTGTGCCTTAAGCGGAAGATTCGCAACTTCGTCAGCCTGGACAAGGCAGACGCCCCAGGCTACGCCATCTATATGCAAGAGAAGGCGGTACTCAACAACCAGCATCGCAAGGCATACGACGCCATTTCGTTGAAGCCAGAAGACAAGAAGCTGCCAAAGGAGGAAGAGAAGGCACGCGCCATCACCAACTGGATGTGCGCGAACTTCTTCGACGTGCGCACGTTTGGGGCCGTCATGACCACCGGCGTCAACGCCGGCCAGGTGCGCGGGCCGGTGCAAATGGCCTTCGCCACGTCAATCGACCCGGTCGTGCCGCTTGAAATCTCGATAACGCGCATGGCCGTGACAACCGAGAAGGAGGCCGAAGCCCAGAGCGGAGACAACCGCACCATGGGCCGCAAGCACATCATCCCGTACGGTTTGTACCGGGCGCACGGATTCGTCTCGGCCAAGCTGGCTGAGCGGACGGGTTTTTCCGAGAAAGACCTGAACCTCTTCTGGCAAGCGCTGATCAACATGTTCGAGCATGACCGTTCGGCTGCTCGCAGCGAAATGGCAGCGCGCAAGCTGATCGTGTTTGAGCACGAAAGCGCCATGGGCAATGCGCCGGCACACTTGTTGTTTGATGCCGTGAAAATTGCCCCCGCGGTCGCCGAAGCCGAAGCCGCTCCGCGCACTTTCAGGGATTACACGGTCACACTGGATAAGGCGGCCATTCCCGCTGGCGTCTCAGTACGCGAGCTTCTGTAAGGCGCATCGGAGCTCGTGCGCGATGGACGATGACGACTTCGTTCCCATCTCCGCCCTGCAGCACTACCTGTATTGCCCACGGCAGTGCGCGCTGATCCATGTT is from Ramlibacter tataouinensis TTB310 and encodes:
- the cas7c gene encoding type I-C CRISPR-associated protein Cas7/Csd2 — translated: MTAIAHRYEFVYLFDITNGNPNGDPDAGNMPRLDPETNRGLVTDVCLKRKIRNFVSLDKADAPGYAIYMQEKAVLNNQHRKAYDAISLKPEDKKLPKEEEKARAITNWMCANFFDVRTFGAVMTTGVNAGQVRGPVQMAFATSIDPVVPLEISITRMAVTTEKEAEAQSGDNRTMGRKHIIPYGLYRAHGFVSAKLAERTGFSEKDLNLFWQALINMFEHDRSAARSEMAARKLIVFEHESAMGNAPAHLLFDAVKIAPAVAEAEAAPRTFRDYTVTLDKAAIPAGVSVRELL